One window of Streptomyces sp. FIT100 genomic DNA carries:
- a CDS encoding MFS transporter, with amino-acid sequence MRAEDPFEAGGETGGATGSGTGGSATPGILRQPKAVWATAGASVVAFMGIGLVDPILPSIAKGLDTTPSQVSLLFTSYFLITAVAMLVTGYVSSRIGGRRTLLAGLALVVVFAALSGTSGSVGELVGFRAGWGLGNALFVSTALAVIVGAAAGGSAAAILLYESALGLGMACGPLLGALLGDANWRYPFFGTAALMAVGFLCIAAFLRGQPTPARKTSLLDPLKALGHGGLATTAASAFFYNYAFFTVLAFTPFVLDMSPYRSGAVFFAWGLLLAVFSVLVAPRLQQRYGSTRVLVGSLLLLAADVVVLGYGDRTAAVVCTVLSGALIGVNNTVFTELALGVSDAPRPVASAGYNFVRWFAAAAAPYLAPKIEEWSDVHLPFVAAGVAAAAGAAIVWARRASLTHGTAERQPAAVARDGAARDGAVVFAD; translated from the coding sequence ATGCGCGCAGAGGACCCGTTCGAAGCCGGAGGCGAAACCGGAGGCGCAACCGGGAGCGGAACCGGAGGGTCCGCGACCCCGGGCATCCTGCGCCAGCCCAAGGCCGTCTGGGCCACGGCCGGCGCCTCCGTCGTCGCCTTCATGGGCATCGGCCTCGTCGATCCGATCCTGCCGTCCATCGCCAAGGGCCTGGACACCACGCCGAGTCAGGTCTCGCTGCTGTTCACCTCGTACTTCCTGATCACCGCGGTGGCCATGCTGGTCACCGGCTACGTCTCCAGCCGGATCGGCGGCCGCAGGACCCTGCTCGCGGGCCTCGCGCTGGTCGTCGTCTTCGCCGCGCTCTCCGGCACGTCAGGCTCCGTCGGCGAACTCGTCGGCTTCCGTGCCGGCTGGGGCCTCGGCAACGCGCTCTTCGTCTCGACGGCGCTCGCGGTCATCGTCGGCGCGGCGGCCGGGGGCAGCGCCGCGGCGATCCTGCTGTACGAGTCGGCGCTCGGCCTCGGCATGGCCTGCGGCCCGCTGCTCGGCGCTCTCCTGGGCGACGCGAACTGGCGCTACCCGTTCTTCGGCACCGCCGCGCTGATGGCGGTGGGCTTCCTCTGCATCGCCGCCTTCCTCAGGGGACAGCCGACGCCCGCCCGCAAGACCTCGCTGCTCGACCCGCTGAAGGCGCTCGGCCACGGCGGTCTCGCCACCACCGCGGCGTCGGCGTTCTTCTACAACTACGCCTTCTTCACGGTGCTGGCCTTCACGCCGTTCGTGCTGGACATGTCGCCGTACCGGTCGGGGGCGGTCTTCTTCGCCTGGGGCCTGCTGCTCGCGGTCTTCTCGGTGCTGGTCGCGCCGCGGCTCCAGCAGCGGTACGGATCGACCCGGGTGCTGGTCGGCTCGCTGCTGCTGCTCGCGGCGGACGTGGTGGTGCTCGGCTACGGGGACCGCACCGCGGCCGTCGTCTGCACGGTCCTGTCCGGTGCCCTCATCGGTGTGAACAACACCGTCTTCACGGAGCTGGCGCTCGGCGTCTCGGACGCCCCGCGTCCGGTGGCGAGCGCGGGCTACAACTTCGTCCGCTGGTTCGCGGCGGCCGCGGCCCCGTATCTGGCGCCGAAGATCGAGGAGTGGAGCGACGTCCATCTGCCGTTCGTGGCCGCGGGTGTCGCGGCGGCGGCCGGGGCGGCGATCGTGTGGGCGCGGCGGGCTTCACTGACGCACGGGACGGCGGAACGGCAGCCGGCCGCCGTCGCACGGGACGGGGCCGCGCGGGACGGGGCCGTGGTCTTCGCCGACTGA
- a CDS encoding PHP domain-containing protein yields MRIDLHTHSTASDGTDTPAGLVRNAAAAGLDVVALTDHDTVAGHAEAIAALPGLDRPLTLVTGAELSCRVEGVGLHMLAYLFDPDEPELARERELVRDDRVPRARAMVVKLQELGVPIDWARVAVIAGDGSVGRPHIAEALVELGVVPDVSAAFTPDWLANGGRAYVEKHELDPFEAIRLVKAAGGVTIFAHPLAVKRGEVVPEEAIARLAAAGLDGIEVDHMDHDEPARARLRGLAADLGLLPTGSSDYHGSRKTCRLGDFTTDPEIYGEITRRATGAFPVPGTGGTSR; encoded by the coding sequence GTGCGCATCGATCTGCACACCCACTCCACGGCATCGGACGGTACGGACACCCCGGCCGGGCTGGTCCGCAACGCGGCGGCCGCCGGGCTCGACGTCGTCGCGCTCACCGACCACGACACCGTCGCCGGTCACGCCGAGGCGATCGCCGCGCTGCCGGGTCTCGACCGTCCGCTCACCCTCGTCACCGGCGCCGAACTGTCCTGCCGCGTCGAGGGCGTGGGCCTGCACATGCTGGCGTACCTCTTCGACCCCGACGAGCCCGAGCTGGCGCGCGAGCGCGAGCTGGTCAGGGACGATCGCGTACCGCGCGCCCGCGCCATGGTGGTCAAGCTCCAGGAACTCGGTGTGCCCATCGACTGGGCTCGGGTCGCGGTGATCGCGGGCGACGGCTCGGTCGGCCGGCCGCACATAGCAGAGGCGCTGGTCGAACTCGGCGTCGTGCCCGATGTCTCCGCCGCCTTCACGCCCGACTGGCTGGCGAACGGCGGGCGTGCGTACGTCGAGAAGCACGAGCTCGACCCGTTCGAGGCGATCCGCCTGGTCAAGGCGGCCGGGGGCGTCACGATCTTCGCCCACCCGCTCGCCGTCAAGCGTGGCGAGGTCGTGCCCGAGGAGGCCATCGCCCGGCTCGCCGCGGCGGGCCTCGACGGCATCGAGGTCGACCACATGGACCACGACGAGCCGGCGCGCGCCCGGCTGCGCGGACTCGCCGCCGACCTCGGTCTGCTGCCCACCGGCTCCAGCGACTACCACGGCAGCCGCAAGACCTGCCGGCTCGGCGACTTCACGACCGACCCGGAGATCTACGGCGAGATCACGCGCCGCGCGACCGGCGCGTTCCCGGTCCCGGGCACGGGCGGAACATCCCGCTAG
- a CDS encoding DUF1003 domain-containing protein, whose amino-acid sequence MGSEYGLSERGGGGREGREREREREREREWEREKERERERERELERLTGGPPRIRLDQPRAPRRKVLPDYDPEAFGRFSERIARFLGTGRFLVWMTLTIVIWVLWNIFAPAPLRFDEYPFIFLTLALSLQASYAAPLILLAQNRQDDRDRVNLEQDRAQNARSIADTEYLTREIASLRMGLGEVATRDWIRSEFEDLLKELADRPAVFPPEAARRRDEGDR is encoded by the coding sequence ATGGGCAGTGAGTACGGCCTCTCGGAGCGCGGCGGGGGCGGCCGCGAGGGCAGGGAGCGCGAACGGGAACGGGAACGCGAACGCGAGTGGGAGCGGGAGAAGGAACGCGAGCGTGAGCGGGAGCGGGAACTGGAGCGGCTGACGGGCGGCCCGCCGCGGATCCGGCTCGACCAGCCGCGCGCGCCGAGGCGCAAGGTCCTGCCCGACTACGACCCCGAAGCCTTCGGGCGGTTCTCCGAGCGGATCGCCCGCTTCCTGGGCACGGGCCGGTTCCTCGTCTGGATGACCCTGACGATCGTCATCTGGGTCCTGTGGAACATCTTCGCGCCGGCCCCGCTGCGCTTCGACGAGTACCCGTTCATCTTCCTGACGCTGGCCCTGTCGCTCCAGGCGTCCTACGCCGCCCCGCTGATCCTGCTGGCCCAGAACCGCCAGGACGACCGTGACCGGGTCAACCTGGAGCAGGACCGGGCGCAGAACGCGCGGTCCATCGCGGACACCGAGTACCTGACCCGGGAGATCGCGTCGCTGCGGATGGGGCTCGGCGAGGTCGCGACCCGTGACTGGATCCGTTCGGAGTTCGAGGACCTGCTGAAGGAGCTGGCGGACCGTCCTGCCGTATTCCCGCCGGAGGCGGCCAGGAGACGTGACGAAGGCGACCGCTGA
- a CDS encoding Mrp/NBP35 family ATP-binding protein — translation MATEDAVREALSTVNDPEINKPITDLGMVKSVEIGDDGAVAVTVYLTVSGCPMRETITQRVTEAVSRVEGVTRVDVALDVMSDEQRRELAASLRGGGAEREVPFAKPGSLTRVYAVASGKGGVGKSSVTVNLAAAMAADGLKVGVVDADIYGHSVPRMLGADGRPTQVENMIMPPSANGVKVISIGMFTPGNAPVVWRGPMLHRALQQFLADVYWGDLDVLLLDLPPGTGDIAISVAQLVPNAEILVVTTPQQAAAEVAERAGSIAVQTHQKIVGVVENMSGLPCPHCDEMVDVFGTGGGQLVADGLTRTTGATVPVLGQIPIDVRLREGGDEGRPVVLTDPDSPAGAALRSIAGKLGGRQRGLAGLSLGITPRNKF, via the coding sequence ATGGCTACGGAAGACGCGGTGCGCGAGGCGCTGTCGACGGTGAACGACCCCGAGATCAACAAGCCGATCACCGATCTCGGCATGGTCAAATCGGTCGAGATCGGGGACGACGGCGCGGTCGCCGTCACGGTCTATCTCACCGTCTCCGGCTGTCCGATGCGCGAGACCATCACCCAGCGCGTGACCGAAGCCGTCTCCCGGGTCGAGGGCGTCACCCGTGTCGACGTGGCACTGGACGTGATGAGCGACGAGCAGCGGCGTGAGCTCGCGGCCTCACTGCGTGGCGGCGGCGCCGAGCGCGAGGTGCCCTTCGCCAAGCCCGGCTCACTCACCCGGGTGTACGCGGTGGCGTCGGGCAAGGGCGGTGTCGGCAAGTCCTCCGTGACCGTGAACCTGGCGGCCGCGATGGCCGCCGACGGGCTGAAGGTCGGTGTCGTGGACGCCGACATCTACGGCCACAGCGTGCCGCGGATGCTGGGCGCGGACGGCCGTCCGACCCAGGTCGAGAACATGATCATGCCGCCGTCGGCGAACGGTGTGAAGGTCATCTCGATCGGCATGTTCACCCCGGGCAACGCCCCGGTGGTGTGGCGCGGCCCGATGCTGCACCGCGCGCTCCAGCAGTTCCTCGCGGATGTCTACTGGGGCGACCTGGACGTGCTGCTGCTCGACCTGCCGCCGGGCACCGGTGACATCGCGATCTCCGTCGCCCAGCTGGTGCCGAACGCCGAGATCCTGGTCGTGACCACCCCGCAGCAGGCCGCGGCCGAGGTCGCGGAGCGGGCCGGCTCCATCGCCGTACAGACCCACCAGAAGATCGTCGGCGTCGTCGAGAACATGTCGGGCCTGCCGTGCCCGCACTGCGACGAGATGGTCGATGTCTTCGGCACGGGCGGCGGCCAGCTGGTCGCCGACGGCCTGACCAGGACGACGGGTGCCACGGTGCCGGTGCTGGGCCAGATCCCGATCGACGTGCGGCTGCGCGAGGGCGGCGACGAGGGCAGGCCGGTCGTCCTGACCGACCCGGACTCGCCTGCGGGCGCGGCGCTCCGCTCCATCGCCGGCAAGCTCGGCGGCCGCCAGCGCGGCCTTGCGGGCCTGAGCCTGGGCATCACGCCGAGGAACAAGTTCTGA
- a CDS encoding suppressor of fused domain protein, with the protein MGEVLALVEARLRTAFGEPDARAAVTFLGTDRMEVLRFIDGDIVRYATLGMSGQPMNDPQDVLADPVKGPRAELLLSVRAGLADTDKVLRPLAVLASSPQVEGVIVAPGNSMDVGAPLWPQAPFSSVLVAGSGGLVEDLELDDPMDPVRFLPLLPMTANEAAWKRVHGAAALQERWLKHGTDLRDPLRRSVSLT; encoded by the coding sequence ATGGGAGAAGTTCTTGCTCTGGTCGAGGCCCGGTTGCGCACGGCGTTCGGTGAGCCCGACGCTCGCGCGGCGGTGACGTTTCTCGGCACGGACCGGATGGAGGTGCTCCGTTTCATCGACGGAGACATCGTCCGCTACGCCACGCTGGGCATGTCCGGGCAGCCGATGAACGACCCTCAGGACGTCCTCGCCGACCCCGTGAAGGGGCCCCGTGCGGAGCTGCTCCTGTCGGTCAGGGCCGGGCTCGCCGACACCGACAAGGTACTCCGCCCGCTCGCGGTCCTGGCGTCGTCTCCGCAGGTCGAGGGCGTGATCGTGGCACCGGGCAACTCCATGGACGTCGGTGCGCCGCTGTGGCCGCAGGCGCCGTTCTCCTCCGTCCTGGTCGCCGGGTCCGGCGGACTGGTGGAGGACCTGGAGCTGGACGATCCGATGGACCCGGTGCGCTTCCTGCCGCTGCTGCCGATGACGGCGAACGAGGCCGCGTGGAAGCGCGTGCACGGTGCGGCTGCGCTCCAGGAGCGGTGGCTGAAGCACGGTACGGACCTCCGTGATCCGCTGCGCAGGTCGGTGTCCCTGACGTGA
- a CDS encoding magnesium transporter MgtE N-terminal domain-containing protein: protein MPAGAPRIFVSHLAGVPVFDPNGDQVGRVRDLVAMLRVGRRPPRLLGIVVEVVSRRRIFLPMTRVTGVESGQVITTGVVNMRRFEQRPTERLVLGELLDRRVRLVATDEEVTVLDVAIQQLPARRDWEIDKVFVRKGKGGALRRKGEALTVEWSAVTGFSLEEDGQGAESLLATFERLRPADLASALHHLSPKRRVEVAAALHDERLADVLEELPEDEQIEILGKLKEERAADVLEAMDPDDAADLLSELPEEDKERLLTLMRPDDAADVRRLMSYEERTAGGLMTTEPIVLRPDATVADALARVRQQDLSPALAAQCYVCRPPDETPTGKYLGTVHFQRLLRDPPFTLVSSIVETDLPPLAPDTPLPAVTSYLAAYNMVAAPVVDDSGSLLGAVTVDDVLDHLLPEDWREAEFEGTEATHGQ from the coding sequence ATGCCTGCAGGCGCCCCCCGGATCTTTGTCTCGCACCTGGCCGGTGTCCCGGTCTTCGACCCCAACGGCGACCAGGTCGGACGTGTGCGCGACCTCGTGGCCATGCTCCGCGTCGGCCGCCGCCCGCCCAGGCTCCTCGGCATCGTCGTCGAGGTGGTCAGCCGCCGCCGGATCTTCCTCCCCATGACCCGGGTGACCGGCGTCGAGTCCGGCCAGGTCATCACCACCGGCGTCGTCAACATGCGGCGCTTCGAGCAGCGCCCGACCGAGCGCCTCGTTCTCGGCGAGCTGCTCGACCGGCGGGTCCGTCTCGTCGCCACGGACGAGGAGGTCACCGTCCTGGACGTCGCCATCCAGCAGCTGCCCGCCCGCCGCGACTGGGAGATCGACAAGGTCTTCGTACGCAAGGGGAAGGGCGGGGCGCTGCGCCGCAAGGGCGAGGCGCTGACCGTCGAGTGGTCGGCGGTCACCGGCTTCTCGCTGGAGGAGGACGGGCAGGGCGCGGAGAGCCTGCTCGCCACCTTCGAGCGGCTGCGCCCGGCCGACCTCGCCAGCGCCCTGCACCACCTCTCCCCCAAGCGCCGCGTGGAGGTCGCCGCCGCCCTGCACGACGAGCGGCTCGCCGACGTGCTGGAGGAGTTGCCCGAGGACGAGCAGATCGAGATCCTCGGCAAGCTCAAGGAGGAGCGGGCGGCCGACGTGCTGGAGGCCATGGACCCGGACGACGCGGCCGATCTCCTGTCCGAGCTGCCCGAGGAGGACAAGGAGCGGCTGCTCACACTGATGCGCCCGGACGACGCGGCCGACGTGCGCCGCCTGATGTCGTACGAGGAGCGGACCGCGGGCGGGCTGATGACGACCGAGCCCATCGTGCTGCGCCCTGACGCGACGGTCGCGGACGCGCTGGCCCGGGTGCGCCAGCAGGACCTCTCGCCCGCGCTCGCGGCGCAGTGCTACGTCTGCCGGCCGCCCGACGAGACACCGACCGGCAAGTACCTGGGCACGGTGCACTTCCAGCGGCTGCTGCGGGACCCGCCGTTCACCCTCGTCAGCTCGATCGTCGAGACCGATCTGCCGCCGCTCGCACCGGACACCCCGCTGCCGGCGGTGACCAGTTATCTCGCCGCGTACAACATGGTCGCCGCGCCGGTCGTGGACGACAGCGGGTCGCTGCTGGGCGCGGTGACCGTGGACGACGTACTGGACCATCTGCTGCCGGAGGACTGGCGGGAGGCCGAGTTCGAAGGGACGGAGGCGACCCATGGGCAGTGA
- a CDS encoding sec-independent translocase — translation MFNDIGALELVTLVVLAVLVFGPDKLPKVIQDVSRFVRKVREFSDNAKHDIRSELGPEFKDFEFEDLNPKTFIRKQLSENDDLKEIRSSFDLKKEMNEVADAVNGKEPTPSVPATVNGSPGSGPDLLKKRETPGQGERPPFDADAT, via the coding sequence GTGTTCAATGACATAGGCGCACTCGAGCTCGTGACGCTCGTGGTCCTTGCCGTGCTCGTTTTCGGCCCGGACAAGCTGCCGAAGGTCATCCAGGACGTCTCGCGCTTCGTCCGCAAGGTCAGGGAATTCTCCGACAACGCGAAGCACGACATCCGCAGCGAACTGGGCCCGGAATTCAAGGACTTCGAGTTCGAGGACCTCAACCCGAAGACCTTCATCCGCAAGCAGCTGTCGGAGAACGACGATCTCAAGGAGATCCGCAGCAGCTTCGACCTCAAGAAGGAAATGAACGAGGTCGCGGACGCGGTCAACGGCAAGGAGCCGACGCCCTCCGTGCCGGCGACCGTCAACGGCTCGCCCGGCAGCGGTCCTGATCTGCTGAAGAAGCGCGAAACCCCCGGTCAGGGCGAGCGTCCCCCGTTCGACGCGGACGCCACCTGA
- a CDS encoding magnesium and cobalt transport protein CorA, which produces MSMIRDLREAVRPTLRKNSAPYSGGLYGAYDATRDPSASSAVVDCAVYRDGKRVSDTACQTPHEAMLRVREGGGFAWIGLHEPTEEEFAGIAAEFGLHPLAVEDAVHAHQRPKLERYDDTLFTVFKTIHYVEHAELTATSEVVETGEVMCFTGPDFVITVRHGGQGSLRNLRHRLQDDPELLAKGPSAVLHAIADHVVDGYIAVADAVQDDIDEIEIDVFSAPSKGSTRGTDTGRIYQLKREVLEFKRAVMPLLRPMQLLSERPMRLVDPDIQKYFRDVADHLARVQEQVIGFDELLNSILQANLAQATVAQNEDMRKITSWAAIIAVPTAVCGVYGMNFDHMPELHWRYGYPMVLVGIVAVCLTIHRTLKRNGWL; this is translated from the coding sequence ATGTCGATGATCCGTGACCTGCGCGAAGCGGTCCGCCCCACGCTGCGCAAGAACAGCGCGCCGTACAGCGGCGGCCTGTACGGCGCGTACGACGCCACCCGCGACCCCTCCGCCTCCAGCGCGGTCGTCGACTGCGCCGTCTACCGCGACGGCAAGCGCGTGTCCGACACCGCCTGCCAGACCCCGCACGAGGCGATGCTGCGGGTGCGCGAGGGCGGCGGCTTCGCATGGATCGGGCTCCACGAGCCGACGGAGGAGGAGTTCGCGGGCATCGCCGCCGAGTTCGGGCTCCACCCGCTCGCCGTGGAGGACGCCGTCCACGCCCACCAGCGGCCCAAGCTGGAGCGCTACGACGACACGCTCTTCACCGTCTTCAAGACCATCCACTACGTCGAGCACGCCGAACTGACGGCGACCAGCGAAGTCGTCGAGACCGGCGAGGTCATGTGCTTCACCGGGCCCGACTTCGTGATCACCGTGCGCCACGGCGGCCAGGGCTCGCTGCGCAATCTGCGCCACCGGCTCCAGGACGACCCCGAGTTGCTCGCCAAGGGCCCCTCGGCCGTGCTGCACGCCATCGCCGACCATGTCGTGGACGGGTACATCGCGGTCGCGGACGCCGTCCAGGACGACATCGACGAGATCGAGATCGACGTCTTCTCGGCGCCCTCGAAGGGCAGCACACGCGGCACGGACACCGGGCGGATCTACCAGCTCAAGCGGGAAGTGCTGGAGTTCAAGCGGGCCGTGATGCCGCTGCTGCGGCCGATGCAGCTGCTGAGCGAGCGGCCGATGCGGCTGGTCGACCCGGACATCCAGAAGTACTTCCGCGACGTCGCCGACCACCTGGCCCGGGTGCAGGAGCAGGTCATCGGCTTCGACGAACTGCTGAACTCGATCCTCCAGGCCAATCTGGCGCAGGCGACGGTCGCGCAGAACGAGGACATGCGCAAGATCACATCGTGGGCGGCGATCATCGCCGTGCCGACGGCGGTCTGCGGCGTCTACGGCATGAACTTCGACCACATGCCCGAGCTGCACTGGAGATACGGCTACCCGATGGTGCTCGTCGGCATCGTCGCCGTCTGTCTCACCATTCACCGCACGCTGAAGCGCAACGGCTGGCTCTAA
- a CDS encoding MarC family protein, with translation MFDVAVFGSLFLTLFVIMDPPGITPIFLALTSGRPVKVQRRMAWQAVAVAFGVIAVFGILGQQILDYLHVSVPALMIAGGLLLLLIALDLLTGKTDEPKQTKDVNVALVPLGMPLLAGPGAIVSVILAVQHAGSVEAQISVWAAIVAMHVVLWLTMRYSLLIIRVIKDGGVVLVTRLAGMMLSAIAVQQIINGVTQVIQGA, from the coding sequence GTGTTCGACGTCGCCGTCTTCGGCTCCCTCTTCCTGACCCTCTTCGTGATCATGGATCCGCCCGGGATCACCCCGATCTTCCTCGCCCTGACCTCCGGCCGCCCCGTCAAGGTCCAGCGCCGGATGGCCTGGCAGGCCGTTGCCGTCGCCTTCGGCGTCATCGCCGTCTTCGGCATCCTGGGCCAGCAGATCCTCGACTATCTCCATGTCTCCGTGCCCGCCCTGATGATCGCGGGCGGTCTGCTCCTGCTGCTCATCGCGCTCGACCTGCTGACCGGCAAGACCGACGAGCCCAAGCAGACGAAGGACGTCAACGTGGCGCTCGTACCGCTCGGCATGCCGCTGCTGGCCGGGCCGGGCGCGATCGTCTCGGTGATCCTCGCGGTGCAGCACGCCGGCAGCGTCGAGGCGCAGATCTCGGTGTGGGCGGCGATCGTCGCGATGCACGTCGTGCTGTGGCTGACGATGCGCTACTCGCTGCTGATCATCCGGGTCATCAAGGACGGCGGTGTCGTCCTGGTGACCAGGCTCGCGGGCATGATGCTGTCCGCGATCGCCGTGCAGCAGATCATCAACGGCGTGACGCAGGTGATCCAGGGCGCCTGA
- a CDS encoding DUF6758 family protein, translating to MRGEPSCPKCGGRVRAPGLFADTWQCDVHGSVHPLQPVIPPSVEALSVVVARAQVPVWMPWPLPVGWLFTGVAYAGDDRSGGRATAVACSGPGPLGGVGELLLVAEELGVGLGARFAGIDGPDPGPHMTVDKPPQAKVLAAGRPTPLWHVNDAPEDRAVFAGEAMGLWLWAIVWPESTGLLMYDELILTDLRDAGSEVDLLPCGALSPRLLS from the coding sequence ATGAGGGGCGAACCCAGTTGCCCGAAGTGCGGTGGCCGGGTCAGGGCGCCCGGTCTCTTCGCCGACACGTGGCAGTGCGATGTGCACGGATCCGTGCACCCGCTGCAGCCGGTGATCCCGCCCAGCGTCGAAGCCCTCAGCGTCGTGGTGGCCCGCGCCCAGGTGCCGGTGTGGATGCCCTGGCCGCTCCCGGTCGGCTGGCTGTTCACCGGCGTCGCGTACGCCGGTGACGACCGCAGCGGTGGCCGCGCCACCGCCGTCGCCTGCTCCGGGCCCGGACCTCTCGGCGGGGTGGGGGAGTTGCTGCTGGTCGCCGAGGAGCTCGGGGTCGGCCTCGGTGCCCGGTTCGCGGGCATCGACGGGCCGGATCCGGGACCGCACATGACCGTCGACAAACCACCCCAGGCCAAGGTGCTCGCCGCGGGCCGGCCGACGCCGCTGTGGCACGTCAACGACGCCCCGGAGGACCGCGCCGTCTTCGCGGGCGAGGCGATGGGGCTGTGGCTGTGGGCGATCGTCTGGCCCGAGTCGACGGGCCTGCTGATGTACGACGAGCTGATACTCACCGATCTGCGGGACGCGGGCTCGGAGGTGGACCTGCTGCCGTGCGGGGCGCTGTCCCCGCGGCTGCTGTCCTGA
- a CDS encoding S1C family serine protease — protein sequence MENGKQTGPKSTWWSRPHPTSPDPGPAPAAPMDVAPDAPAVRDDEPSEYTLAAPAPASPGTPSPAETETETETQTETEADGGATAPHGGGAQPLHEPDEYRTPPYGGPGPWAPAPPVQRPVGTPAHGTPVPPQPPAGNGSAAPAPVPAPVSAPVLPPAPAQWTQYDPWSAPGAAAAFPGAATALSHPGAPAKKRSRRGLALTGALLLALVTGVLGGGIGAYLERNGGITSLELPQAGPEAAGRAPDSVAGIAASALPSVVTLHVSGTTAQGTGTGFVLDQQGHILTNNHVVDPAGSSGDITVTFSGGETARATLVGKDSGYDLAVVKVTGVSNLKPLPLGNSDNVQVGDPVVAIGAPFDLQNTVTAGIISAKERPITAGGEKGDGSDVSYVDALQTDAPINPGNSGGPLVDSKARVIGINSAIRAADTGAGPDGGGGQAGSIGLGFAIPINQGKRVAEELINTGKATHPVIGVSLDMKYTGDGARVGEKGRDDTPSVTAGGPAAKAGIRSGDVITKVDGQRVHSGEELIVKIRAHRPGDRLELTILRGGKEQTRTLTLGSSSGT from the coding sequence ATGGAGAACGGGAAGCAGACGGGTCCCAAGTCGACGTGGTGGAGCCGGCCGCACCCCACGTCCCCGGACCCGGGGCCCGCCCCGGCCGCCCCGATGGATGTGGCACCCGACGCGCCCGCCGTCCGGGACGACGAACCGTCCGAGTACACGCTGGCCGCACCGGCCCCCGCATCCCCCGGCACACCGTCCCCGGCCGAGACCGAGACCGAGACCGAGACACAGACCGAGACCGAGGCGGACGGCGGCGCCACGGCCCCGCACGGCGGCGGCGCACAGCCGCTCCACGAGCCCGACGAGTACCGGACTCCGCCCTACGGCGGTCCGGGGCCCTGGGCGCCCGCACCGCCCGTGCAGCGCCCCGTGGGCACACCGGCGCACGGGACCCCCGTACCGCCGCAGCCGCCCGCCGGCAACGGATCCGCCGCGCCCGCGCCCGTACCGGCGCCTGTATCGGCTCCCGTGCTGCCTCCCGCGCCCGCGCAGTGGACCCAGTACGACCCCTGGAGCGCCCCCGGCGCGGCGGCGGCCTTCCCCGGCGCGGCAACGGCACTGAGCCATCCCGGCGCACCGGCGAAGAAGAGGTCCCGGCGCGGGCTCGCCCTCACCGGCGCCCTGCTCCTCGCGCTCGTCACCGGCGTTCTCGGCGGCGGCATCGGCGCGTACCTGGAGCGCAACGGCGGCATCACCTCCCTGGAGCTTCCCCAGGCCGGCCCCGAGGCCGCGGGCCGCGCCCCCGACAGCGTCGCGGGCATCGCCGCCAGCGCCCTCCCCAGCGTCGTGACGCTCCATGTCAGCGGCACCACCGCGCAGGGCACGGGCACGGGCTTCGTCCTCGACCAGCAGGGCCACATCCTCACCAACAACCATGTCGTCGACCCGGCCGGCAGCTCCGGCGACATCACCGTCACCTTCAGCGGCGGCGAGACCGCCCGCGCGACCCTCGTCGGCAAGGACAGCGGCTACGACCTCGCCGTCGTCAAGGTCACCGGGGTCTCGAACCTCAAGCCGCTGCCCCTCGGCAACTCCGACAACGTCCAGGTCGGCGACCCGGTCGTGGCCATCGGCGCCCCCTTCGACCTGCAGAACACCGTCACCGCCGGAATCATCAGCGCCAAGGAGCGCCCCATCACCGCGGGCGGCGAGAAGGGCGACGGCAGCGACGTCAGCTATGTCGACGCGCTCCAGACCGACGCGCCGATAAACCCCGGCAACTCCGGCGGCCCGCTCGTCGACTCCAAGGCTCGTGTCATTGGCATCAACAGCGCCATCCGCGCCGCCGACACCGGCGCCGGCCCCGACGGGGGCGGCGGTCAGGCAGGCTCGATAGGTCTCGGCTTCGCGATCCCCATCAACCAGGGCAAGCGCGTCGCCGAGGAGCTGATCAACACGGGCAAGGCCACCCACCCGGTCATCGGCGTCAGTCTCGACATGAAGTACACGGGCGACGGTGCCCGGGTCGGCGAGAAGGGCCGGGACGACACGCCGTCCGTCACCGCGGGCGGCCCCGCCGCCAAGGCGGGCATCCGCTCCGGCGACGTCATCACCAAGGTCGACGGCCAGCGCGTGCACAGCGGCGAGGAGCTCATCGTCAAGATCCGCGCGCACCGGCCCGGCGACCGCCTGGAGCTGACTATCCTCCGCGGCGGCAAGGAGCAGACCAGGACGCTGACGCTCGGCTCGTCCAGCGGCACGTGA